A single Kribbella aluminosa DNA region contains:
- a CDS encoding ABC transporter substrate-binding protein — protein MPTLRATAVLVVAGLALAGCGGGSGAAKGGGSVSYMTWESVPTNQALDKSMAKLQGVTVQREESPNADYAQKLASLIMSKKAPDFFWCSNSQEQNLAAEGLLYDWSSYLKKGDGLQEDKFSPGSLDLWRNPEGKLYGIPTLANTYGFFYNKADFDKAKLKAPAIGWTWDELYADIAALRRTDAKSTPLVNAWALLESPQGVSAYSVANGGAPIVEKPIGSKQVQADATFRTGAERMAKAIKAGEMTNPDYDGSNAVAKFANGGIPLMFGGQWLHQSITQNKPKFEWGYAPWPAGTAKSVQPIETNGVCSPATLKDPGSTWKVISYMEVTGFNETMKDQPIAPIAYEPGSKGYYESLQAGDAAAKTIAATATYELGVKDKFVTQFLDPWSTPAGDVVGTTWNPALSGKQDVNAGIDGMVAGINKLAAK, from the coding sequence ATGCCCACACTCAGGGCGACAGCAGTACTCGTCGTCGCCGGGCTGGCCCTCGCCGGGTGCGGCGGCGGTTCCGGCGCCGCGAAGGGCGGCGGGTCCGTCAGCTACATGACCTGGGAATCCGTTCCCACCAACCAGGCCCTGGACAAGAGCATGGCCAAGCTGCAGGGCGTCACCGTGCAGCGCGAGGAGTCGCCGAACGCGGACTACGCGCAGAAGCTCGCCTCGCTGATCATGTCCAAGAAGGCGCCGGACTTCTTCTGGTGCTCGAACTCGCAGGAACAGAACCTGGCCGCGGAAGGCCTGCTGTACGACTGGTCGTCGTACCTGAAGAAGGGCGACGGACTGCAGGAGGACAAGTTCTCGCCCGGCTCGCTCGATTTGTGGCGGAACCCCGAGGGCAAGCTGTACGGGATCCCGACGCTCGCGAACACGTACGGGTTCTTCTACAACAAGGCCGACTTCGACAAGGCCAAGCTGAAGGCCCCGGCGATCGGCTGGACCTGGGACGAGCTGTACGCCGACATCGCCGCGCTGCGGCGTACCGACGCCAAGTCCACGCCGCTGGTGAACGCGTGGGCGTTGCTGGAGAGCCCGCAGGGCGTTTCGGCGTACTCGGTCGCGAACGGCGGCGCGCCGATCGTCGAGAAGCCGATCGGGTCCAAGCAGGTCCAGGCCGACGCGACGTTCCGGACCGGGGCCGAGCGGATGGCGAAGGCGATCAAGGCCGGCGAGATGACCAACCCGGACTACGACGGCTCGAACGCGGTCGCGAAGTTCGCGAACGGCGGCATCCCGCTGATGTTCGGCGGCCAGTGGCTGCACCAGTCGATCACCCAGAACAAGCCGAAGTTCGAGTGGGGCTACGCGCCCTGGCCGGCCGGTACGGCGAAGTCCGTGCAGCCGATCGAGACCAACGGCGTCTGCTCGCCGGCCACGCTGAAGGACCCGGGCAGCACCTGGAAGGTGATCAGCTACATGGAGGTCACCGGCTTCAACGAGACGATGAAGGACCAGCCGATCGCCCCGATCGCGTACGAGCCCGGCTCCAAGGGGTACTACGAGTCGCTGCAGGCCGGCGACGCCGCGGCGAAGACCATCGCCGCGACCGCGACGTACGAGCTCGGGGTGAAGGACAAGTTCGTGACGCAGTTCCTGGACCCGTGGTCGACACCGGCCGGTGATGTCGTCGGGACCACCTGGAACCCGGCGCTGTCCGGCAAGCAGGACGTGAACGCGGGCATCGACGGAATGGTTGCCGGGATCAACAAGCTGGCGGCCAAGTGA
- a CDS encoding alpha-mannosidase, whose amino-acid sequence MHQHPQRTIDRARRMLDERVQPAVERRAAALTVSVRRLPGEPEPFELATAGPFEPFTAGSTWGPAWTTAWFHLQGDVPAGWDALVPTTYSVHSAAVVVDLGFDGGPGFQSEGLVYRADGSIVKGVHPRSRYVRLDPGTTTVDLYVEAAANPDIAARAFRPTVLGDGLDADGEPQYRFRRAELVALDDRVDALAVDLDVLIGWAAELAADDPRRSKILRALDRACDVIDPDRIHDCVDAARAELATVLAQPAAASTHRVAAVGHAHIDSAWLWPMRETVRKCTRTFANVLALMDDYPELRFACSQAQQYAWIEEHQPKLFARISDAVAAGRFVPAGGMWVESDTNLPGGEALVRQFVHGKRYFAERFGVEPREVWLPDSFGYSAALPQIAVLAGFRWFLTQKLAWHPTNPFPHHTFWWEGIDGTRLFAHLPPVDTYLAELTPAELNHATQNFRDHAGATTSLVPFGHGDGGGGPTALMMERARRQADLEGAPPIEHLTPTAFFERAEAEYPDAPVWVGELYMEAHRGTYTSQAAMKRGNRRSEHLLREAELWCATATIRTGAEYPYDALDRIWKTVLLHQFHDVLPGSSIAWVHREAREAYEQVGAELEELITTALGTLAGEGDIPIRFNAVPLRVAGIPALGASDAPEAAGQAVTARLDGNRWIVDNGVLRITIAADGTITSLVDTRYDRELVAEGARLNDLVLHHDLPNAFDAWDLDSFYRTTASPLRTVDSLRVAERPDAVLVEVRRVHGASTYHQTITIPAGVDRVEFAIDVDWHEREKLLKAMFGVDVRAEHATAEIQFGHLRRPTHDNTTWDEAKFEVCAHRWVHVGEPGFGVAVANDSTYGHDIRRLPGESGDPLAGRAGTGIGLSLLRAPRYPDPETDQGRHHARYTLVSGAGIDDAVEAGLRLNLPVREIRGTSAPAPLVAVDGDGVVIETVKLAEDRSGDVIVRLYESLGARTTARLSWDFVAVGAEIVDLLERPLATVGEPRFELRPFQILTVRIRVQEVTDD is encoded by the coding sequence ATGCATCAGCATCCACAACGCACGATCGACCGGGCCCGCCGGATGCTCGACGAGCGGGTTCAGCCCGCCGTCGAGCGCCGTGCGGCGGCGCTGACCGTCTCGGTACGGCGCCTGCCCGGCGAACCCGAGCCGTTCGAGCTGGCGACCGCCGGACCGTTCGAGCCGTTCACCGCCGGATCCACCTGGGGTCCGGCGTGGACGACCGCATGGTTCCACCTGCAGGGCGACGTACCGGCCGGCTGGGACGCCTTGGTGCCGACAACCTACTCGGTCCACAGCGCCGCGGTAGTGGTCGACCTCGGCTTCGACGGCGGCCCGGGCTTCCAGTCCGAAGGCCTCGTGTACCGCGCGGACGGCAGCATCGTGAAGGGCGTGCACCCGCGCAGCCGGTACGTCCGGCTCGACCCTGGCACGACGACCGTCGACCTGTACGTCGAGGCCGCCGCGAACCCGGACATCGCCGCGCGGGCGTTCCGGCCGACCGTGCTCGGTGACGGGCTGGACGCCGACGGCGAACCGCAGTACCGCTTCCGCCGGGCCGAGCTGGTCGCGCTCGACGACCGGGTCGACGCGCTCGCGGTCGATCTCGACGTACTGATCGGCTGGGCGGCCGAGCTGGCCGCCGACGACCCGCGCCGGTCGAAGATCCTGCGGGCGCTCGACCGCGCCTGCGACGTGATCGATCCGGACCGGATCCACGACTGCGTCGACGCCGCGCGGGCCGAGCTCGCGACGGTGCTCGCGCAGCCGGCCGCGGCGAGTACGCACCGGGTCGCGGCGGTCGGGCACGCGCACATCGACTCGGCCTGGTTGTGGCCGATGCGGGAGACCGTGCGCAAGTGCACGCGGACGTTCGCGAACGTGCTGGCGCTGATGGACGACTACCCGGAGCTGCGGTTCGCCTGTTCGCAGGCGCAGCAGTACGCATGGATCGAGGAGCACCAGCCGAAGCTGTTCGCGCGGATCAGCGACGCGGTCGCGGCCGGCCGGTTCGTGCCGGCCGGCGGGATGTGGGTCGAGTCCGACACCAACCTGCCGGGCGGCGAGGCGCTCGTCCGGCAGTTCGTGCACGGCAAGCGGTACTTCGCCGAGCGGTTCGGCGTCGAGCCGCGGGAGGTGTGGCTGCCGGACTCGTTCGGGTACTCCGCCGCGCTGCCGCAGATCGCCGTACTGGCCGGGTTCCGCTGGTTCCTGACCCAGAAGCTGGCGTGGCATCCGACGAACCCGTTCCCGCATCACACGTTCTGGTGGGAGGGGATCGACGGCACCCGGCTGTTCGCGCACCTGCCGCCGGTCGACACGTACCTGGCCGAGCTCACTCCGGCCGAGCTGAACCACGCGACGCAGAACTTCCGCGATCACGCCGGTGCGACGACATCGTTGGTCCCGTTCGGGCACGGCGACGGCGGCGGTGGACCGACTGCGCTGATGATGGAACGGGCTCGCCGGCAGGCCGACCTGGAGGGTGCGCCGCCGATCGAGCACCTGACGCCGACGGCGTTCTTCGAGCGTGCCGAGGCGGAGTACCCGGACGCGCCGGTGTGGGTCGGCGAGCTCTACATGGAGGCCCACCGCGGTACGTACACGTCGCAGGCTGCGATGAAGCGCGGCAACCGGCGCAGTGAGCACCTGCTGCGTGAGGCCGAGCTGTGGTGTGCGACGGCGACGATCCGGACCGGGGCGGAGTACCCGTACGACGCCCTGGACCGGATCTGGAAGACCGTGCTGCTGCACCAGTTCCACGACGTACTGCCCGGCTCCTCGATCGCCTGGGTGCACCGGGAGGCGCGGGAGGCGTACGAACAGGTCGGGGCCGAGCTCGAGGAACTGATCACGACCGCGCTTGGGACGCTTGCCGGTGAAGGCGACATCCCGATCCGGTTCAACGCCGTACCGCTGCGGGTCGCCGGCATCCCGGCGCTGGGCGCCTCGGACGCACCGGAAGCGGCCGGCCAGGCGGTGACCGCGCGGCTGGACGGTAATCGGTGGATTGTCGACAACGGCGTACTGCGGATCACGATCGCCGCGGACGGGACGATCACGTCGCTCGTCGACACCCGGTACGACCGTGAACTGGTCGCCGAGGGTGCCCGGCTGAATGACCTGGTCCTGCACCACGACCTGCCGAACGCCTTCGACGCCTGGGACCTGGACTCCTTCTACCGTACGACGGCCTCGCCGCTGCGGACGGTCGACTCGTTGCGCGTCGCCGAACGTCCCGACGCGGTGCTGGTCGAGGTACGACGTGTGCACGGTGCGTCGACGTACCACCAGACGATCACGATCCCGGCCGGCGTGGACCGGGTGGAGTTCGCGATCGACGTCGACTGGCACGAACGGGAGAAGTTGCTGAAGGCAATGTTCGGCGTGGACGTCCGGGCCGAGCACGCGACCGCGGAGATCCAGTTCGGGCACCTGCGGCGGCCGACGCACGACAACACCACCTGGGACGAGGCGAAGTTCGAGGTGTGCGCGCATCGCTGGGTGCACGTCGGCGAGCCCGGCTTCGGCGTAGCGGTCGCCAACGACTCGACGTACGGGCACGACATCCGGAGGCTGCCGGGGGAGTCCGGCGATCCGCTGGCGGGCCGTGCGGGCACCGGGATCGGGCTGTCGCTGCTGCGCGCGCCGCGCTACCCCGACCCGGAGACCGACCAGGGCCGGCACCACGCCCGCTACACGCTGGTGTCCGGCGCCGGAATCGACGACGCGGTCGAGGCCGGTCTGCGGCTGAACCTTCCGGTCCGGGAGATTCGCGGTACGTCGGCACCGGCGCCGCTCGTCGCGGTCGACGGCGACGGGGTGGTGATCGAGACGGTCAAGCTGGCCGAGGACCGGTCGGGCGACGTGATCGTCCGTCTCTACGAGTCTCTCGGTGCGCGTACGACGGCGCGGCTGAGCTGGGACTTCGTTGCCGTGGGCGCCGAAATCGTCGACCTGCTCGAACGGCCCCTCGCGACCGTCGGCGAGCCCCGGTTCGAGCTCCGGCCGTTCCAGATCCTCACCGTACGGATCCGGGTCCAGGAGGTGACTGATGACTAA
- a CDS encoding glycoside hydrolase family 130 protein yields the protein MSTPAVDYPFGPFVPRPENPVLRPGRHEWESANVYNPAALVVDGRIALVYRAHADDVVSHLGLAWSDDGITFETEPDPVMVPTEDYERYGCEDPRVVFIGGTYYLTYTGWDRQTARLCLATSTDLRQWEKHGPMFPGINTFAGIRETPGPDWSKGGVILPEPIDGRYLMWFGEGNIHLAESDDLLHWKADPTPVLRPEPGTFMGDLVETGPQPIRTRTGHVLLMHNSAVNQPGGGVYYACGQVLIDPRRPDTVVAKLTEPWLEPSTYEDQHGLVSNVTFVEGLVFHRGTWFAYYGQSDTTIGVATFTPPEES from the coding sequence GTGAGTACGCCGGCGGTCGACTACCCGTTCGGCCCGTTCGTGCCGCGGCCGGAGAACCCGGTCCTCCGGCCGGGGCGGCACGAGTGGGAATCGGCGAACGTGTACAACCCGGCGGCGCTGGTGGTGGACGGGCGGATCGCGCTCGTCTACCGGGCGCATGCGGACGACGTCGTGTCGCATCTCGGGCTCGCCTGGTCCGACGACGGGATCACCTTCGAGACCGAGCCGGATCCGGTCATGGTGCCGACCGAGGACTACGAGCGGTACGGGTGCGAGGATCCGCGGGTCGTCTTCATTGGCGGCACCTACTACCTGACCTACACCGGGTGGGACCGGCAGACGGCGCGGTTGTGCCTGGCGACGTCGACGGACCTGCGGCAGTGGGAGAAGCACGGGCCGATGTTCCCGGGGATCAACACGTTCGCGGGGATCCGCGAGACGCCGGGGCCGGACTGGAGCAAGGGCGGCGTGATCCTGCCCGAGCCGATCGACGGGCGGTACCTGATGTGGTTCGGCGAGGGGAACATCCACCTCGCCGAGTCGGACGACCTGCTGCACTGGAAGGCCGATCCGACGCCGGTGCTGCGTCCGGAACCGGGCACGTTCATGGGCGACCTGGTGGAGACGGGTCCGCAGCCGATCCGTACCCGGACCGGTCATGTGTTGCTGATGCACAACAGCGCGGTCAACCAGCCCGGCGGCGGGGTGTACTACGCGTGCGGGCAGGTGCTGATCGATCCGCGGCGGCCGGACACCGTGGTCGCGAAGCTGACCGAGCCTTGGCTGGAGCCCAGTACCTACGAGGACCAGCACGGGTTGGTGAGCAACGTGACGTTCGTCGAGGGGCTGGTGTTCCATCGCGGGACCTGGTTCGCGTACTACGGCCAGAGCGACACCACGATCGGCGTCGCCACGTTCACCCCTCCGGAGGAGTCGTGA
- a CDS encoding carbohydrate ABC transporter permease, with protein MTKRHRDTILGYLFVSPAIIGLLLFVAYPMVTSLYHSFTQWNGLTPAKWVGLDNYKFLFTSDPTFWPSLKVTVLWVVISVPATLAAGLALAVVVNRTIKGVKVFRTIFYLPVVLPAVAVLTLWKYIYDPTYGLANQVLTFLHLPTSLWLGDAHVALPAILIVGVWSVGGTMMIFLAGLQAVPEEIQEAAKVDGANAFRRFTRITLPMIGPIMMLQLMLALNGAFQTFNQVAILTKGGPGHSTNLLMYKIYNDGFADFITSPQLGYATAEVWVLFVIVMLVTVVMLRLTRSRVYQGEGA; from the coding sequence ATGACTAAACGACACCGGGACACGATCCTCGGGTACCTGTTCGTCTCGCCCGCGATCATCGGGTTGCTGCTGTTCGTGGCGTACCCGATGGTGACGTCGCTCTACCACTCGTTCACCCAGTGGAACGGGCTGACCCCGGCCAAGTGGGTCGGGCTGGACAACTACAAGTTCCTGTTCACCAGCGATCCGACGTTCTGGCCGTCGTTGAAGGTGACCGTGCTGTGGGTGGTTATCTCGGTACCGGCCACGTTGGCCGCCGGGCTCGCGCTCGCGGTCGTGGTGAACCGGACGATCAAGGGCGTCAAGGTGTTCCGGACGATCTTCTACCTGCCGGTGGTGCTGCCCGCGGTCGCCGTACTGACGTTGTGGAAGTACATCTACGACCCGACGTACGGGCTGGCCAACCAGGTGCTGACGTTCCTGCACCTGCCGACCAGTCTGTGGCTGGGCGACGCGCACGTGGCGCTGCCGGCCATCCTGATCGTCGGGGTGTGGAGCGTCGGCGGCACGATGATGATCTTCCTGGCCGGCCTGCAGGCGGTGCCGGAGGAGATCCAGGAGGCGGCCAAGGTCGACGGCGCGAACGCGTTCCGGCGGTTCACCCGGATCACGCTGCCGATGATCGGGCCGATCATGATGCTCCAGCTGATGCTGGCGCTGAACGGCGCGTTCCAGACCTTCAACCAGGTCGCGATCCTGACCAAGGGCGGACCCGGGCACTCGACCAACCTGTTGATGTACAAGATCTACAACGACGGGTTCGCCGACTTCATCACCTCACCGCAGCTCGGGTACGCGACCGCCGAGGTGTGGGTGCTGTTCGTGATCGTGATGCTGGTGACCGTCGTGATGCTCCGGCTCACCCGCAGCCGCGTCTATCAAGGAGAAGGCGCATGA
- a CDS encoding DUF4185 domain-containing protein: MRQPRIPLVLAALLAATALSVPAAAAPALPPPVQPGPAQPGPAQSGPAQAGPAEPGPAQSRQARHRSSNLVVESATELGPITQNPHNAARDNGQSVRYGNQSVWFFDDTILKNPDGFLTSTAATTSDLDASDNITLTSANPLDEHSTGVPPEFVPFSAAELAFQQQHASTDCTNSTDEYCGTVFAHWPGPAVVDQARHRILVSYGKLCRGGRVGTPCESGFVGQAQGTGLVSVDMNSRTITRLAATNRPADIPSPEGADNTLFFPPGQDWGGQAMVLAGNTLYGYGKCTLDGCAVAKVPVAQVTDISQWRFYIGADGNGNPQWSTDPSKTVQVKANGAAGSTVYWDSAFGAYVNTFMQFQSQDVQYQTAPNPWGPWSTPTKLFTAAKTSGIEYAAFAHPEYTSADGLTKYYTYYTSSTGAQMLVKVRFAKGS, from the coding sequence GTGCGTCAACCCCGCATCCCCCTCGTCCTCGCGGCGCTGCTCGCCGCCACCGCCCTCTCCGTGCCGGCCGCGGCCGCCCCGGCCCTGCCCCCACCCGTCCAGCCCGGACCCGCCCAGCCCGGACCCGCTCAGTCCGGACCCGCCCAGGCCGGACCCGCTGAGCCCGGACCCGCTCAGAGCAGGCAAGCCCGGCATCGCTCCTCGAACCTGGTGGTCGAGAGCGCGACCGAGCTCGGCCCGATCACCCAGAACCCGCACAACGCCGCCCGCGACAACGGCCAGAGCGTCCGGTACGGCAACCAGTCGGTGTGGTTCTTCGACGACACGATCCTGAAGAACCCGGACGGCTTCCTGACCAGTACCGCCGCGACCACCAGCGACCTCGACGCGAGCGACAACATCACGCTGACCTCGGCGAACCCGCTCGACGAGCACTCCACCGGCGTACCGCCGGAGTTCGTGCCGTTCTCCGCCGCCGAGCTCGCGTTCCAGCAGCAGCACGCGTCGACGGACTGCACGAACTCGACCGACGAGTACTGCGGGACCGTGTTCGCGCACTGGCCCGGTCCGGCCGTGGTCGACCAGGCGCGGCACCGGATCCTGGTGTCGTACGGCAAGCTCTGCCGTGGCGGCCGCGTCGGTACGCCGTGCGAGTCGGGCTTCGTCGGCCAGGCGCAGGGCACCGGCCTGGTCTCGGTCGACATGAACAGCAGGACCATCACCCGGCTCGCCGCGACCAACCGCCCGGCCGACATCCCGAGCCCGGAGGGCGCCGACAACACGCTGTTCTTCCCGCCCGGGCAGGACTGGGGCGGTCAGGCGATGGTGCTGGCCGGCAACACGCTCTACGGCTACGGCAAGTGCACCCTGGACGGCTGCGCGGTCGCGAAGGTCCCGGTCGCGCAGGTCACCGACATCTCCCAGTGGCGCTTCTACATCGGTGCCGACGGCAACGGTAATCCGCAGTGGTCGACGGACCCGAGCAAGACGGTCCAGGTGAAGGCGAACGGCGCCGCCGGCTCGACCGTGTACTGGGACAGCGCGTTCGGCGCCTACGTCAACACGTTCATGCAGTTCCAGTCCCAGGACGTCCAGTACCAGACGGCGCCCAACCCGTGGGGTCCGTGGAGTACGCCGACCAAGCTGTTCACAGCCGCGAAGACGAGCGGGATCGAGTACGCCGCGTTCGCGCACCCGGAGTACACCAGCGCGGACGGGCTGACGAAGTACTACACGTACTACACCTCGTCCACCGGCGCCCAGATGCTCGTCAAGGTCCGCTTCGCGAAGGGGTCGTGA
- a CDS encoding carbohydrate ABC transporter permease, giving the protein MTAEALVLARPAALTQRVPFMVSRVAWYALCGLLAVSMLLPLVWMISIALKGNGDINQLPPTFLPREFRAANFVDGPAQIGFYRLLLNTVIVTVLSTIGAVASSMIVGYGISRIDFPGRRFWFALISGSIFVPGIVGLIPLQHLYISLGLIDTWVPLILPAFFGSPIFVFLARQYYQSIPKYLDESATIDGAGHWMIFTRIMIPLTKPVWITIAIMSFQFAWNDYLSPLVYLQDAKKFTLPLGMAAFLSDQAGSQYNYYMATNLLFVVPPLVLFFLAQRYFMEGLGALGTIAK; this is encoded by the coding sequence ATGACCGCCGAAGCTCTTGTCCTGGCGCGCCCGGCGGCGCTTACGCAGCGGGTGCCGTTCATGGTGTCGCGCGTTGCCTGGTACGCGTTGTGCGGGCTGCTCGCGGTCTCGATGCTGCTGCCGCTGGTGTGGATGATCAGCATCGCGCTGAAGGGCAACGGCGACATCAACCAGCTGCCGCCGACGTTCCTGCCGCGGGAGTTCCGGGCCGCGAACTTCGTCGACGGCCCGGCGCAGATCGGGTTCTACCGGTTGCTGCTGAACACCGTGATCGTCACCGTACTGTCCACGATCGGCGCGGTGGCCAGCTCGATGATCGTCGGGTACGGCATCTCCCGGATCGACTTCCCGGGCCGCCGGTTCTGGTTCGCGCTGATCTCCGGCAGCATCTTCGTCCCGGGCATCGTCGGGCTGATCCCGCTGCAGCACCTGTACATCAGCCTCGGGCTGATCGACACCTGGGTGCCGCTGATCCTGCCGGCCTTCTTCGGCAGCCCGATCTTCGTGTTCCTGGCCAGGCAGTACTACCAGTCGATCCCGAAGTACCTGGACGAGTCGGCCACGATCGACGGCGCCGGGCACTGGATGATCTTCACCCGGATCATGATCCCACTCACCAAGCCGGTCTGGATCACGATCGCGATCATGTCCTTCCAGTTCGCCTGGAACGACTACCTGAGTCCGTTGGTCTACCTGCAGGACGCGAAGAAGTTCACGCTGCCGCTCGGGATGGCCGCGTTCCTCTCCGACCAGGCCGGCTCTCAGTACAACTACTACATGGCGACGAACCTGCTGTTCGTCGTACCGCCGCTGGTGCTGTTCTTCCTCGCCCAGCGCTACTTCATGGAGGGCCTCGGCGCCCTCGGAACCATCGCGAAATGA
- a CDS encoding SGNH/GDSL hydrolase family protein, producing MIVLADGARVMFTGDSITDCHRRETDNPLGYGYPLLVAGLWGRRQPDRVPVWTNTGISGDTLAGLGGRWQSDVLDARPDVVSILIGINDCGYRFSFGHDEVPAEVFRAGYRRLLEPLADVQLVLIEPFLLPVKEEQWAWRPDLDAKIQVVRELAREYDAHLVAADAMFTELAARNKNPDHWLSDGVHPTPAGHQALAEAWLNQLT from the coding sequence GTGATCGTGCTGGCGGACGGAGCCCGGGTGATGTTCACGGGTGACTCGATCACCGACTGCCATCGGCGGGAGACCGACAATCCGCTCGGGTACGGGTACCCGCTGCTGGTGGCGGGGCTTTGGGGCCGCCGGCAACCGGATCGGGTACCGGTCTGGACGAACACCGGGATCTCCGGCGACACACTCGCCGGGCTGGGCGGCCGGTGGCAGTCCGACGTACTCGATGCACGGCCGGACGTGGTGTCGATCCTGATCGGGATCAACGACTGCGGGTACCGGTTCTCGTTCGGGCACGACGAGGTGCCGGCGGAGGTGTTCCGCGCCGGGTACCGGCGGTTGCTGGAGCCGCTGGCCGACGTACAACTGGTGCTGATCGAGCCGTTCCTCCTGCCGGTGAAGGAGGAGCAGTGGGCGTGGCGGCCCGACCTGGACGCCAAGATCCAGGTGGTGCGGGAGCTGGCCCGCGAGTACGACGCCCACCTGGTCGCCGCCGACGCCATGTTCACAGAACTTGCCGCACGCAACAAGAACCCGGACCACTGGCTCTCCGACGGCGTCCACCCCACCCCCGCCGGCCACCAAGCCTTGGCCGAAGCCTGGCTGAACCAACTCACCTAA
- a CDS encoding discoidin domain-containing protein, producing MSTVSRRTFLRTNAALAAGLSVSAALPAPSWSAPTTSSSGRPLRATRADEWTQLFDRRSGWIGADGIYSVPLDGRDGIGSATPGSRTAFIFSDTRIGTVDPDTLTYRQTGFVNNSSAVLVGNRPDPAGTTFVVPENGAFGNGFWMNDGIAIGDTLYATGFAPDADWNAARVDLIAVPLADGVPDYTAVRRTEDVRLLVRDGTYIVMFGVGIMPGTDGFVYVYGYRNTLAGGQKDLVCARVRREEFADIASWRFWSGTTWSPDITVSVSDAAVLHADVSTELSVTPIPGGRYLLVYLRNVNSTGLEYAIGSSPIGPFGPGVRFYNCPEPYVYEAQTAGGTYCYNAKAHPSLSEDGRLLISYNVNRLGADPLTTEIYRPRFVWLDLHRFADEPSAPRATTDLVAGGRVLDLGGLRTVSGYRIKHAGYESGQTAFNTRDFTVEAAQRSTGPWRPVDVVTGNIHNLTDRRFPHPVPARYLRLTVQRPTQSDDTTIRVLEFAAVAAVAAVADVPDLARYRPVLASAENTTAHHLTDPTAGLWINPSPNAWLSIDLGADRTIARYTITHAGEADLNTRDFQLQSSNNNKQWTTRDTVTNNTAPTTAREVPPFTARYVRLLITRPVADPIPEKTTRLHSLTLHPPT from the coding sequence GTGAGCACCGTTTCCCGCCGTACTTTCCTGCGCACCAACGCCGCTCTGGCCGCCGGCCTGAGCGTCTCCGCCGCGCTGCCGGCGCCCTCCTGGTCCGCCCCCACCACTTCCTCCTCCGGCCGGCCGCTACGTGCCACCCGTGCCGACGAGTGGACCCAGTTGTTCGACCGCCGCTCCGGCTGGATCGGCGCCGACGGGATCTACTCCGTCCCGCTCGACGGCCGCGACGGCATCGGCTCCGCGACACCCGGCTCGCGGACCGCGTTCATCTTCAGCGACACCCGGATCGGCACCGTCGACCCGGACACGTTGACGTACCGGCAGACCGGGTTCGTCAACAACTCGTCGGCCGTCCTCGTCGGCAACCGGCCCGACCCGGCGGGTACGACGTTCGTCGTCCCGGAGAACGGGGCCTTCGGCAACGGGTTCTGGATGAACGACGGGATCGCGATCGGCGACACCTTGTACGCCACCGGGTTCGCACCGGACGCCGACTGGAACGCGGCCCGGGTCGACCTGATCGCCGTACCGCTGGCCGACGGGGTCCCGGACTACACCGCGGTACGCCGGACCGAGGACGTCCGGCTGCTGGTCCGGGACGGCACGTACATCGTGATGTTCGGCGTCGGGATCATGCCAGGTACCGACGGATTCGTGTACGTCTACGGGTACCGGAACACGTTGGCGGGCGGGCAGAAGGACCTGGTCTGCGCGCGGGTACGCCGCGAGGAGTTCGCCGACATCGCGTCCTGGCGGTTCTGGAGCGGTACGACGTGGAGCCCGGACATCACGGTCAGCGTCTCCGATGCCGCCGTACTGCATGCCGACGTGTCGACCGAGCTGAGCGTGACGCCGATCCCGGGCGGGCGGTACCTGCTCGTCTACCTGCGGAACGTGAACTCGACCGGGCTGGAGTACGCGATCGGGTCGTCGCCGATCGGGCCGTTCGGTCCCGGCGTACGGTTCTACAACTGCCCGGAGCCTTATGTGTACGAGGCGCAGACCGCGGGCGGCACGTACTGCTACAACGCGAAGGCGCACCCGAGCCTGTCGGAGGACGGGCGGTTGCTGATCAGCTACAACGTCAACCGGCTCGGGGCCGATCCGCTGACGACCGAGATCTACCGGCCCCGCTTCGTCTGGCTGGACCTGCACCGCTTCGCCGACGAGCCCTCCGCGCCACGGGCGACCACCGATCTGGTCGCCGGCGGCCGGGTTCTGGACCTGGGTGGGTTGCGGACGGTGTCCGGGTATCGCATCAAACACGCCGGGTACGAGAGTGGTCAGACCGCCTTCAACACCAGGGATTTCACCGTCGAGGCCGCCCAGCGGTCCACCGGTCCGTGGCGCCCGGTGGATGTTGTCACCGGCAACATCCACAACCTGACCGACCGCCGCTTTCCCCATCCGGTCCCCGCGCGCTACCTCCGCCTGACCGTCCAGCGGCCGACCCAGTCGGACGACACGACCATCCGCGTACTCGAGTTCGCCGCGGTCGCCGCGGTCGCCGCGGTCGCCGACGTACCGGACCTCGCCCGCTACCGCCCCGTACTCGCCAGCGCCGAGAACACCACCGCCCACCACCTCACCGACCCCACCGCCGGCCTGTGGATCAACCCCTCCCCCAACGCCTGGCTCTCCATAGACCTGGGCGCCGACCGAACCATCGCCCGCTACACCATCACCCACGCCGGCGAGGCAGACCTCAACACCCGCGACTTCCAGCTCCAGTCCAGCAACAACAACAAGCAGTGGACCACCCGCGACACCGTCACCAACAACACCGCCCCCACCACGGCCCGCGAGGTGCCGCCATTCACAGCCCGCTACGTCCGCCTACTGATCACCCGCCCAGTAGCCGACCCCATCCCCGAAAAAACCACCCGCCTACATTCCCTCACCCTCCACCCCCCAACCTGA